The Bacteroidales bacterium genome includes the window AAAACAACCAGACCGAAGAGGGCATCCGTATTCCGGCAGCGCTACAAGCCTACACGAAATTTGAGATGATCACGCTGATGTAGTTCATTGTTCCTTGTTCCCTTCGACAGGCTCAGGGCAAGTGTTGTTTGTTGTTCCCTTCCACTGGGGGGATGGCTGAGCTTGTCGAAGTCCTGGGGTGGCTGCGGTGGCTGAGCTTGTCGAAGTCAGCCTGTCGAAGCCAGGTAAGGTTAAAACATTGTTTGTTTCCCGAATTGTTTTACTCTGGGAACTCCCCCGAAGAATCGACTCAAGATCAAAATCGAATTAGCGGCAATTCGCCTAATTGGCGGAAATTAGCGGACAATAAAAAAATCAACTTTTCGGGTAGAGTTGTGTTTCATTAAAAATAAAAAATTAACCCCCCGATAGATTCGGGCTACAAAATATTTGATCAGCTTTAGGGTTTTGTAGTTTCAGGAATGGATAGCTTTATGAAAAACACTTACACCTTATTAATAGTACTACTGTTGCTTTTTGGTGCAACACCTTTCTTGTCGGCACAGGATATCCCGGCATTTCCACAGGCCGAAACGGCCAAAAGTAAGATAGAAAAGCCTGACGACGAAAAGCTTGCCGCCGAATACATGAAAACCAAAGAGTACGAAAAAGCAGTGGAGCTGTACGCAAAGTTGTACGAACAGAAGAAGACGCGTTATTTTTACACCTATTATATTTTTTGCCTCACCGAACTGCAGGACTTCAAAACCGCGCTGAAGGTGGTGCGGCGTGAGCAAAAAGAAGAGCCCGGCTCCCTGCGACTGCTGGTGGACGAAGGCTACATCTATTCGCTACAGGGCGACCAGCACAAGGCAAAAAAACTGTGGGATGAAGCACTCGCAAAGCTTACCGGCAACCGCAATCAGGTAAATGAATTGGCCGGCGCATACAGCTACCGCGGACAAACAGAGTATGCGCTTCAGACGTACCTCAAAGGACGGCAGCTGGTGCAGGATTATCAATTTAACCTGGAACTGGCGCGGATGTATCAGCAGATGAACAACTTTACCGACATGGTGAACGAATATCTGAACCTGATGGACAACGACCTTTCGCGGCTCGAATACATCAAAGGACGGCTTCAGTCGGCACTCGATAGCGACGAAGAAGGTACCATTGGTGAGGCCATTCGGACTGAACTGCTGCGGCGTGTTCAAAAAAATCCTGACAAAATTTATTATTCAGAGATGCTCATCTGGTATGCTGTTCAGCAAAAAGATTTTGACCTGGCGCTGCTGCAGAGTAAGTCGATCGACCGGCGGCTGGGCGGCGACGGGCGCGCGGTGATCGACCTGGCAATGATCAGCCTGAATAATGAGGCGTATGATGTGGCTGTGGATGCCTATCAATATGTGTTGGCAAAGGGCGAGCTGTCGACGTACTATCTGGATGCACGCATCGGGCTGCTCAACGCACGCTACCTGAAGATTACCCATCGCCTCGACTATACCCGCGACGACCTGACGGCGCTCGAACGCGAATATCATTCGGCACTTGAGGAGTTTGGCGAAAACAGTTCCACCATCACTATCATGAAATACCTGGCGCACCTGCAGGCTTTTTATCTCGACAAATACAACGAAGCCATCGTCCTGCTCCAAAAAGCTGTGGCAATGCCGGGGGTGTCGCCACAGCTCACTGCGGAGTGCAAGATAGAGCTGGCCGACATTTTGCTGTTTACAGATCGTGAGTGGGATGCAACGCTGCTTTATTCGCAGGTAGATTATGATTTTAAAAACGATCCCGTGGGGCATCTTGCCAAATTCAAGAATGCAAAGTTGTCGTATTATATCGGCGAATTTAATTGGGCCAAGATGCAGCTTGATGTGCTGAAAGCAGCTACTTCCAAGCTTATTGCCAACGATGCCATGGAACTCTCGCTGCTCATCAGCGACAACATCGACATGGACAGCACCTACACGGGACTTGGATATTATGCCCGTGCCGACCTGCTGGTGTATCGCAACAAACCCGACCAGGCATTGGTCGTATTGGATTCGATACAAAAATTGGCGCTGTGGCATCCTCTCAACGATGAGGTGCTTTATAAAAAAGCCGACATCATGCTGAAAAAATCCAACTACGAAGCCGCCGACAGCCTGCTAAATAAAGTGACGGAAATGTACCCAGGGGATATCCTGGCCGACGATGCGCTGATACTGCGCGCCAGACTTTATGACGAACATTTTAAAGATCCCGGTAAAGCCATGATGCTTTATGAGCGGCTGATGATAGAATATCCCGGAAGCCTCTTCGTGGTGGAGGCTCGCAAACGATTCAGAGAGCTGCGCGGGGACATGATTAATTAGCATGAAAAAGAATTTTCCCACCAATCCCGAATATGTCCGGCCCAAGAAAAGCCTGGGACAACATTTTCTGGCCGACGACAACATTGCGCATAAAATTACCGACAGCCTCACCCTGCGCGACCAGGTGCTGGAGATAGGCCCGGGGACGGGCGTTCTCACCAAGTTTTTGATGGGAAATGTTCAGCAGCTAAAAGTTATCGAAATCGACCGGCAGTCGGTGGCCT containing:
- a CDS encoding tetratricopeptide repeat protein, giving the protein MKNTYTLLIVLLLLFGATPFLSAQDIPAFPQAETAKSKIEKPDDEKLAAEYMKTKEYEKAVELYAKLYEQKKTRYFYTYYIFCLTELQDFKTALKVVRREQKEEPGSLRLLVDEGYIYSLQGDQHKAKKLWDEALAKLTGNRNQVNELAGAYSYRGQTEYALQTYLKGRQLVQDYQFNLELARMYQQMNNFTDMVNEYLNLMDNDLSRLEYIKGRLQSALDSDEEGTIGEAIRTELLRRVQKNPDKIYYSEMLIWYAVQQKDFDLALLQSKSIDRRLGGDGRAVIDLAMISLNNEAYDVAVDAYQYVLAKGELSTYYLDARIGLLNARYLKITHRLDYTRDDLTALEREYHSALEEFGENSSTITIMKYLAHLQAFYLDKYNEAIVLLQKAVAMPGVSPQLTAECKIELADILLFTDREWDATLLYSQVDYDFKNDPVGHLAKFKNAKLSYYIGEFNWAKMQLDVLKAATSKLIANDAMELSLLISDNIDMDSTYTGLGYYARADLLVYRNKPDQALVVLDSIQKLALWHPLNDEVLYKKADIMLKKSNYEAADSLLNKVTEMYPGDILADDALILRARLYDEHFKDPGKAMMLYERLMIEYPGSLFVVEARKRFRELRGDMIN